One Simonsiella muelleri ATCC 29453 DNA window includes the following coding sequences:
- a CDS encoding bifunctional chorismate-binding protein/class IV aminotransferase, translated as MQPFVLFDDGIQNQAILLQKFCYQDTLPAHQLNDLDEKLAQGWAKSYFCAIFTDYEFGLALQKLPEHANFSGSLKIMWFAQKHILANPETWFKQHDDGSPAGIATPQLDTEKLDYINQINKIHDAIKRGDTYQINHTIRLHTITYGNPIRLYSRLRQNVPYAALACLPDENWVLCFSPELFLRIENNGKIITEPMKGTAPILHDGQDEQRAINLQHDPKNRAENTMIVDLLRNDLGKLAEIGGVSVPEPFKVQAFGTVWQMTSTVQAQVKHGTTAAQIFQAAFPCGSITGAPKRKSMEIISLLENSPRGLYTGSIGFLEYAPNTALGFSGCLNVVIRSLFLSKTEKSDEFSATYGVGSGIVIDSQAHNEFDECAWKARFVTELRPECGVFETMRVENQNIILLNQHLDRMENSAKQLNIPFARHTAEHTIHAILPTLNHAQIHRLKLILTASGSLKTEYAPIHELSPNQKIIISNNILANHDYLRRHKITHRPMYDAAWQTAEKVGAFDALFFNQDGYLLEGGRSSVMILLNNQWLTPTLDLDILPSIARTNAMRSGSLKEARINRKMLQCAEKIRVGNALRGWFDVNMIE; from the coding sequence ACCAATTAAACGATTTAGATGAAAAATTGGCGCAAGGTTGGGCAAAATCTTATTTTTGTGCGATTTTTACGGATTATGAATTCGGTTTGGCATTACAAAAATTACCCGAACACGCTAATTTTTCAGGCAGCCTGAAAATAATGTGGTTTGCCCAAAAACACATTTTAGCCAATCCCGAAACGTGGTTCAAACAACACGATGACGGTTCACCAGCAGGAATCGCTACGCCACAATTAGATACCGAAAAATTAGATTACATAAATCAAATCAATAAAATACACGATGCAATTAAACGCGGCGACACCTACCAAATCAACCACACCATACGATTACACACCATAACATATGGCAACCCAATCCGCCTGTATAGCCGTCTGCGTCAAAATGTTCCCTACGCCGCTTTAGCATGTTTACCCGATGAAAATTGGGTGTTGTGTTTTTCGCCAGAATTATTTTTACGCATTGAAAATAATGGGAAAATCATCACCGAACCCATGAAAGGCACCGCCCCCATTTTGCATGATGGACAAGACGAACAACGAGCCATCAACCTACAACACGACCCCAAAAACCGCGCCGAAAACACCATGATTGTGGATTTGTTACGTAATGATTTGGGTAAATTGGCGGAAATTGGTGGTGTCAGTGTACCAGAACCCTTTAAAGTTCAAGCATTTGGAACAGTTTGGCAAATGACCAGCACCGTCCAAGCCCAAGTCAAGCACGGCACAACCGCCGCGCAAATTTTTCAGGCAGCCTTTCCATGTGGTAGCATCACGGGCGCACCAAAAAGAAAAAGCATGGAAATCATATCGTTATTGGAAAATTCGCCACGCGGCTTATACACAGGCAGCATCGGATTTTTGGAATACGCCCCCAACACAGCACTGGGTTTTTCAGGCTGCCTGAATGTGGTGATTCGCAGTTTGTTTTTGTCTAAAACAGAAAAATCAGATGAATTTTCTGCCACTTATGGCGTAGGAAGTGGCATTGTCATAGACAGCCAAGCCCACAATGAATTTGATGAATGCGCGTGGAAAGCTCGTTTTGTAACCGAATTGCGTCCCGAATGTGGCGTATTTGAAACCATGCGCGTAGAAAATCAAAATATTATACTTTTAAATCAACATCTTGACAGAATGGAAAATTCCGCTAAACAATTGAATATTCCGTTTGCGCGACACACCGCCGAACACACCATTCACGCCATTTTGCCCACATTGAATCACGCGCAAATTCATCGCTTGAAATTGATTTTAACAGCTTCAGGCAGCCTGAAAACCGAATATGCACCCATTCACGAATTATCGCCTAATCAAAAAATTATCATTAGCAACAATATATTAGCCAATCATGATTATTTGCGCCGCCATAAAATCACACATCGCCCCATGTATGATGCAGCATGGCAAACGGCAGAAAAAGTAGGCGCATTTGATGCGTTATTTTTCAATCAAGACGGTTATTTATTAGAAGGTGGACGCAGCAGCGTGATGATTTTATTGAATAATCAATGGTTAACGCCTACACTGGATTTGGATATTTTGCCAAGCATTGCGCGTACCAACGCGATGCGTTCAGGCAGCCTGAAAGAAGCGCGAATCAACCGCAAAATGCTGCAATGTGCAGAAAAAATCCGTGTGGGCAATGCGTTACGTGGATGGTTTGATGTGAACATGATTGAATGA
- a CDS encoding pyridoxal phosphate-dependent aminotransferase translates to MERFPKSHKLEHVCYDIRGPVLKEATRMEEEGHKILKLNIGNPAPFGFEAPDEIVMDVIRNLPTSQGYCDSKGLYSARKAVVQYYQSHGIRDLTVNDVYIGNGVSELIMMSMQALLNDGDEILIPAPDYPLWTAAATLAGGNVRHYLCDEESDWFPDLDDLKSKITPKTKAIVIINPNNPTGAVYSREILEQIAQLARQHHLMIFADEIYEKIVYDGAVHHHMAVVAPDVFCITFNGLSKAYRVAGFRQGWMILTGPKKDAKGYIEGLDMLASMRLCASTPMQHAIQTALGGYQSINEYLIEGGRLLEQRNKAWEMLNAIDGVSCVKPKGALYLFPKLDVKKFNIRDDMKFVHDFLLQEKVLLVQGTGFNWVKPDHFRVVSLPYTHQIEEAMNRLERFLASYRQ, encoded by the coding sequence ATGGAACGTTTTCCCAAATCCCATAAATTAGAACACGTTTGCTACGATATTCGCGGCCCAGTACTCAAAGAAGCCACACGCATGGAAGAAGAAGGTCATAAAATCCTTAAGTTAAACATTGGTAACCCTGCGCCTTTTGGTTTTGAAGCACCTGACGAAATTGTGATGGACGTGATTCGCAATTTGCCCACTTCGCAAGGCTATTGCGACAGTAAGGGCTTGTATTCAGCGCGTAAAGCAGTTGTGCAATATTATCAATCACATGGTATTCGTGATTTAACCGTAAACGATGTTTACATTGGCAATGGCGTATCCGAATTGATTATGATGTCCATGCAAGCATTACTTAATGATGGCGATGAAATTTTGATTCCTGCGCCTGATTATCCACTTTGGACGGCAGCAGCGACTTTAGCAGGCGGTAATGTGCGCCATTATTTGTGTGATGAAGAATCGGATTGGTTTCCCGATCTTGATGATTTAAAATCCAAAATCACACCAAAAACCAAAGCCATTGTCATCATCAATCCCAATAACCCAACTGGCGCTGTGTATAGTCGCGAAATTTTGGAACAAATTGCACAATTGGCACGGCAACACCATTTGATGATTTTCGCCGATGAAATTTACGAAAAAATTGTGTACGATGGCGCAGTACATCATCATATGGCGGTGGTTGCGCCTGATGTATTTTGCATTACATTCAATGGATTGTCTAAAGCATATCGCGTAGCTGGTTTCCGTCAGGGTTGGATGATTTTAACTGGACCTAAAAAAGATGCCAAAGGTTATATTGAGGGTTTGGATATGTTGGCGTCCATGCGTTTGTGTGCGTCTACGCCGATGCAGCACGCAATTCAGACAGCCTTAGGCGGTTATCAAAGCATTAATGAATATCTGATTGAAGGCGGTCGTTTGTTGGAACAACGCAATAAAGCGTGGGAAATGCTGAACGCTATTGATGGCGTGTCATGTGTCAAACCCAAAGGCGCGTTATACTTATTCCCGAAATTGGACGTAAAAAAATTCAATATTCGCGATGACATGAAATTTGTACACGATTTCTTGTTGCAAGAAAAAGTGCTTTTGGTACAAGGTACTGGATTCAACTGGGTCAAACCAGACCATTTTCGTGTGGTGTCATTGCCCTACACGCATCAAATTGAAGAAGCCATGAATCGTTTGGAACGTTTTTTGGCATCGTATCGCCAATAG